The window GGCTTCAACAGCCGCCTCTGCAGGGGCTTCAACAGCCGCCTCAGCAGGAGCCACAGCAGCCTTCTCAATCACAACGGGTTCCGAAGCCGCTTCAACAACTGGTGCCACCTCTTCTTCCTGGTCAGCTCCCTCGGAGCTGTTGCGCAGGTTCTCCTGGCGAGCAGCCGTTCCTTCAAGGCAGGCATCAGCCATCTTCGAAGCAAAGAGGCGCAGGGCGCGGATCGCGTCGTCATTGCCAGGGATGATGTAATCAATGCCTTCCGGATCACAGTTGGTATCAACCACGGCGACGACAGGGATACCGAGCTTACGGGCTTCCTTGACAGCGATTTCTTCCTTGTTGGGGTCAACAATGAAAACGGCTGCTGGCAAACGAGTCATATTCTTGATGCCACCGAGGCTTTTCTCCAGCTTGGCTTTTTCACGCTCCAGTTGAAGAACTTCTTTCTTGATCAGCAGATCGTAAGTCCCATCTTCAGACATGACTTCAATTTTTTTGAGGCGATCGATGCTGCGCTTGATAGTAGAGAAGTTGGTGAGCATACCGCCCAGCCAACGATTGTTGACATAGTACTGGTCCGCACGGACAGCTTCCTCAAGGATTGAATCCTGAGCCTGCTTCTTGGTGCCGACAAAAAGAACTTTCTCGCCTTTTTCGGAGATATCACGAATAAAGCTGTAAGCAGTCCGGAAGTACCGAACCGTCTTCTGCAGGTCGATAATGTAGATCCCGTTACGAGCCCCGAAAATATAAGGCTTCATCTTGGGGTTCCAGCGACGGGTCTGGTGACCGAAATGAACGCCGGCCTCCAACAGTTGTTTCATAGTGATCTGTGACATTTTGAACTCCTTTTACGTTAGGTTTTGCCGCCGCCTTCATCATCCCCTGCAACCGACCTGACCCCATGTCAGGCACCCGGTCCGGGTCAAAAGGCGTGTGTAATAAACAGCTCATCCGTATAACATGAGGCCAGCCTTAAGGCAAGTGCTTTTTCATAACGAAGTCCGTTTACATTCGCTTTAAGACTGTACTAGTATGCGAGACTATGTTTGGAACACAAATTCATCGATATATTATCAGGGAGGTCCTTTCACCCACCCTCCTCTGCATAGCCATATTTACCATGGTTATGGTAATGGGGCAGGCTTACAAGCTGGTCGGCCTGATCATTGAAAAAGGTGTTTCCCCGATAGACATCGGGGTTCTTCTGGTCACCCTGCTGCCAACCTTCTTTTCCATATCACTGCCACTGGCCTTTCTCATGGGCATTATGATCGGCTTGGGCCGGATGTCAGCCGACAGTGAAACCGTGGCACTCAAAGCTGCTGGAGTGGGCCTCGCCAAGATCTCCATGCCCGTTTTTGCACTGGCCCTTGTTTTCTCACTCTTGACTGCAGCGACCAACCTCTGGGTCAAACCCTGGGGACACAGAGCTTTTGAAACCAAAAGTTTCGAAATTGCGCGACAGAAAGCCACCATCGGTCTGCAGCCTCGCATTTTCATGAACCAGTTCAACAACTTGACACTCTACGCCAACGAGGTAAAGAGTCAAGCAAATCGGATGGAGGGTATCTTTATCGTCGACAAGAAGCCGGAATCAACCTCCTGGGTTTTTGCTGACAACGGCAATATCATCAGCGATGAGGCGACCGAGACATTCACAATCCGCCTGCATGATGGTGTCATCCATCGGCAACAAACCGATTCCGCCAAAAACTACCAACTGATTCACTTCCGCAATTACGACATTCAGCCGGAAACGTCGATCATGAGGGACCCCGGTACAAAAACGCGCAAAACAAGAGAAGAGCAGACAGGAAAGCTTTGGAGGGCCATCTCTGGCGAAGAGGATCTTTCAATACGCAGGGCAATGCAGGCGGAACTTCACTTGCGCCTCGCTTCACCGCTCGCACCGATTCTGTTTGTGCTTTTCGGCCTGCCGTTCAGTATGCAATCACACCGATCAGGCCGTAGTGGTGGTTTTGTTGTGGGCCTGATTATCTTTCTGAGCTACTATTTTCTTCTGTCTTCAGGCTTAACCTTGACGAAAGAAGCGTTGACACCACCATGGCTGACGCTCTGGACACCACAACTGATCCTGATTGCCGCTGGAGCTTACTTTTTGCACCAGACTTCGCGCGAAAAGCCTAACCCTCTGGTTACCTGGGTGGACCAGATTCTGCTTTTCCTGCAGAAAAGAGCTCGTAAAAATGCCAATTCTTGATCGCTATATTCTCAACGCTTTTCTGCGCAACCTAACACTGGTCCTTCTGACTCTGGTAGCACTTTACAGTCTGATTGAGTTTTTGGAGAAAGTGGATGACTTTATAGAGCACCGGGCCGCAGTTAAGTACTACCTGACCTACCCCTTGGCCCACCTGCCGGTCATCCTTTCCAATTCCCTGCCGATGGCCGTTCTGCTTGCAACCTTCGCAACCATCGGGGGTTTCTCTCGCTCAAACCAATTGACAGCCATGCTTAGTGGCGGCATCAGCTTCATCCGCATCAGTCGACCGCTCTTTGTCACCAGCTTGATCCTTGCCGTCATTATGCTCTTCGCGAATCTCTGGTTGGTTCCTTGGTCTTCCAGCGAATCAAACTACATCCTGCGCACGGAGATCAAAGGGCGAAGCGCACAGTCGGTCAGCAGCAAAGATCTCTACTTCCGTGATGGCAACCAGATAATCAGCATCAACCAGGCATTTCCGTCGAAAGGCATTCTGCTCGGACTGACCATTGTCGAGTTCAATGACAACTTCATGCCGGTCAAGCGCATTCAAGCAGAACATGCCCAACATCTGGAGAAAGGCCAGTGGCGCCTCAAAAATGCTGTTCTCTGGAACTTCAGCCCCGAGACTAAAGCGGTTTCTTCGTTCGAACAACAAACAGAGCTTTTACTCGACCTCAAACGTCGCCCTTCAGAAGCAGTCAGGCTCTTGAATCGACCGGAAGACCTGTCGATTGGCGAGCTTATCCATTTCACCAAAAAACTGGAGAGCGAAGGCTATGATGCCAAGCTTTACCAGGTAGAAATCCATGTGCGTTTTGCCAAAGCGGTCATTCCCGTGATCATGGTTCTGGTCGGCATCCCATTCGCCTTGCAACGCGGTCGCAACGCCAGTTTTTCCCTGGGCATTGTCATCAGCCTGATCATCTTCTTCACTTACTTTATCCTCTACGCGACATTTAACGTCTTCGGCGCTATCGATGTTCTCCCGCCACTGATTGCTGCTTGGGCCGCTAACATTTTAATGGCTTTGATCGGCGCATGGTTTTTCTTAAGAATCAACAGTTGAGCGAAGTCTCTGCCATATAACAAACAAAGGGGGCCAACGTTTCGTTGGCCCCCTTTCTGTTCACATTTATTCTACATTCTTAGTAGCGATATGAATCCGGCTTGTAGGGCCCTTCCACAGGAATCCCTATATAATCAGACTGCTCCTTAGAAAGCGTCGTCAGTCTTGCACCGAGCTTGCCGAGGTGAAGACGGGCAACCTTTTCATCCAGGCTCTTCGGCAGAACATAAACTTCGTTGTCGTAATTATCACCTCGCATGAAGAGCTCAATCTGGGCCATGACCTGGTTGGTAAAACTGTTTGACATGACAAATGAGGGATGTCCTGTAGCACAACCAAGATTGAGCAGGCGTCCTTCGGCCAGAACGATGACAGCGTGACCGTCAGGGAAAACCCATTGATCAACCTGGTTGCCATGCTCGCGAGGGTTCTTGATATTGACTTTTTTGATGCCGTCGACCTTTGCCATCGCCGCCATCTCGATTTCGTTATCAAAGTGGCCGATATTACCAACAATGGCATTGTGCTTCATCCGGGCCATATGCTCGACGCGGATAACATCCTTGTTTCCTGTTGTGGTCACAAAAATATCCGCGTCGGCTACCACGTCCTCAAGGGTTTTGACTTCATAACCTTCCATCAATGCCTGCAGAGCGCAGATCGGGTCGATCTCGGTGACGATGACCCGGGCGCCCTGGCCGCGTAACGACTGGCAACTGCCTTTGCCCACATCCCCGTAGCCACAGACCACAG of the Deltaproteobacteria bacterium IMCC39524 genome contains:
- the lptF gene encoding LPS export ABC transporter permease LptF, yielding MFGTQIHRYIIREVLSPTLLCIAIFTMVMVMGQAYKLVGLIIEKGVSPIDIGVLLVTLLPTFFSISLPLAFLMGIMIGLGRMSADSETVALKAAGVGLAKISMPVFALALVFSLLTAATNLWVKPWGHRAFETKSFEIARQKATIGLQPRIFMNQFNNLTLYANEVKSQANRMEGIFIVDKKPESTSWVFADNGNIISDEATETFTIRLHDGVIHRQQTDSAKNYQLIHFRNYDIQPETSIMRDPGTKTRKTREEQTGKLWRAISGEEDLSIRRAMQAELHLRLASPLAPILFVLFGLPFSMQSHRSGRSGGFVVGLIIFLSYYFLLSSGLTLTKEALTPPWLTLWTPQLILIAAGAYFLHQTSREKPNPLVTWVDQILLFLQKRARKNANS
- the rpsB gene encoding 30S ribosomal protein S2, giving the protein MSQITMKQLLEAGVHFGHQTRRWNPKMKPYIFGARNGIYIIDLQKTVRYFRTAYSFIRDISEKGEKVLFVGTKKQAQDSILEEAVRADQYYVNNRWLGGMLTNFSTIKRSIDRLKKIEVMSEDGTYDLLIKKEVLQLEREKAKLEKSLGGIKNMTRLPAAVFIVDPNKEEIAVKEARKLGIPVVAVVDTNCDPEGIDYIIPGNDDAIRALRLFASKMADACLEGTAARQENLRNSSEGADQEEEVAPVVEAASEPVVIEKAAVAPAEAAVEAPAEAAVEAPAEAAVEAPAEAAVEAPAEAEKPTEV
- the lptG gene encoding LPS export ABC transporter permease LptG, which codes for MPILDRYILNAFLRNLTLVLLTLVALYSLIEFLEKVDDFIEHRAAVKYYLTYPLAHLPVILSNSLPMAVLLATFATIGGFSRSNQLTAMLSGGISFIRISRPLFVTSLILAVIMLFANLWLVPWSSSESNYILRTEIKGRSAQSVSSKDLYFRDGNQIISINQAFPSKGILLGLTIVEFNDNFMPVKRIQAEHAQHLEKGQWRLKNAVLWNFSPETKAVSSFEQQTELLLDLKRRPSEAVRLLNRPEDLSIGELIHFTKKLESEGYDAKLYQVEIHVRFAKAVIPVIMVLVGIPFALQRGRNASFSLGIVISLIIFFTYFILYATFNVFGAIDVLPPLIAAWAANILMALIGAWFFLRINS